The Halalkalibacter krulwichiae genome has a segment encoding these proteins:
- a CDS encoding sigma-54-dependent Fis family transcriptional regulator: MIDTSISIDLWRRFVKDGTLDSSRVNKRILESWHRCKHLNVDPFINRVKEFLLLDDLITQRKRNTLLLEAAKPQLTKMDSSIQELGMIALITDPNGYVLSMSGNKEIMKEARKINFIEGVRWTEAHAGTNAIGTALQAKEAMMINGAEHFAVASHRWSCAASPIFRDDGQVLGIIDFSCPIEKTHPYMLGMAVTAAHAIEREASILQHREEMDLIQQTMDLTDNNQLLLITNIREKVVTASKPIRDKISNWFGKHKEEFLTYNLHIQSVIPIYSKRNGTLIGHATYFTEQKKDTFFIPTNTFTFRGEKGISQSFQQLLQELQRVAPTNANVSIHGETGTGKEVIARTIHENSTRKDGPFIAVNCGAIPKDLMESELFGYEEGAFTGALRSGKKGKFELAHKGTIFLDEIGEITPAMQVALLRVIQERTINPIGSQKEVPIDIRIITATHKDLQTLTTDGLFREDLFYRLHVYPINIPPLRQRKEDIPYLVRYFCVENDWDIQLPTEFFNHLSEYDWPGNIRELYNVLERFKILSESEPINKGNIQIWINQLGLRNSSTEKETHATTPIPKPTLTAREQVQKEMMTEALKKTNGNVGLAAKFLGVPRSTFYKRLKKYQL; encoded by the coding sequence ATGATCGACACATCCATTTCTATCGATTTATGGAGACGGTTTGTCAAAGACGGAACACTAGACTCTAGTAGAGTAAATAAACGTATTCTTGAATCATGGCACAGATGCAAACATTTAAATGTTGACCCCTTTATCAACCGAGTGAAAGAATTTCTCTTACTCGATGACTTGATTACCCAACGAAAAAGGAACACGTTATTGTTAGAAGCCGCGAAACCTCAGTTAACGAAAATGGACTCTTCCATTCAAGAACTAGGAATGATTGCCTTAATCACGGACCCTAATGGCTATGTGTTATCAATGTCTGGAAATAAAGAGATAATGAAAGAAGCTCGTAAAATCAATTTTATCGAGGGCGTTCGTTGGACAGAAGCACATGCTGGGACAAATGCAATCGGTACAGCCTTACAAGCAAAAGAGGCAATGATGATTAATGGAGCAGAACATTTCGCTGTCGCTTCCCACCGTTGGAGCTGTGCAGCTTCCCCTATTTTCCGAGATGACGGTCAAGTATTAGGTATTATCGATTTCTCCTGTCCAATTGAGAAGACACACCCGTACATGTTAGGAATGGCAGTAACAGCTGCCCATGCCATTGAACGTGAAGCAAGCATTCTCCAACACCGCGAGGAAATGGACTTAATTCAACAAACAATGGACTTAACAGACAACAATCAACTGCTTCTCATTACGAACATCCGTGAAAAAGTTGTTACAGCAAGCAAGCCTATTCGTGATAAAATTTCAAATTGGTTCGGAAAACATAAAGAAGAATTTTTAACCTACAACCTACACATTCAATCAGTAATCCCCATATACTCAAAACGAAACGGTACTTTGATCGGGCACGCTACATATTTTACAGAACAGAAGAAAGACACCTTTTTTATCCCTACCAATACATTTACATTCAGAGGAGAAAAAGGGATCAGTCAATCGTTTCAACAATTGTTACAAGAATTACAGAGAGTCGCACCAACGAATGCAAATGTTTCCATACACGGGGAGACAGGAACAGGCAAAGAAGTGATTGCTCGAACGATCCATGAGAACAGCACACGGAAAGATGGACCTTTCATTGCTGTGAATTGCGGTGCCATCCCAAAAGATTTAATGGAAAGTGAATTATTCGGCTATGAAGAAGGAGCGTTTACAGGAGCATTACGAAGCGGGAAGAAGGGAAAGTTTGAGTTAGCACATAAAGGAACGATCTTTCTCGATGAAATTGGAGAAATTACCCCGGCGATGCAAGTTGCATTGCTTCGAGTAATCCAAGAACGAACGATCAATCCTATTGGCAGTCAGAAAGAAGTTCCTATAGATATTCGCATCATCACAGCCACTCATAAAGACTTACAAACACTAACGACAGACGGATTGTTCCGAGAAGATTTATTCTATCGATTGCATGTATACCCAATTAACATCCCTCCTCTAAGACAGAGAAAAGAAGACATCCCTTATCTTGTTCGGTATTTTTGCGTGGAAAATGATTGGGATATCCAGTTACCTACAGAATTTTTTAACCACCTGAGCGAATACGATTGGCCGGGAAACATTCGTGAACTATATAATGTCTTAGAAAGATTTAAGATCCTCTCAGAAAGTGAACCTATAAATAAAGGAAACATTCAAATATGGATCAACCAACTTGGTCTCAGAAATTCATCAACAGAAAAAGAGACACACGCCACCACTCCCATTCCAAAACCGACACTTACGGCCCGAGAACAAGTTCAAAAAGAAATGATGACCGAAGCCCTCAAGAAAACAAACGGCAATGTAGGCTTAGCCGCAAAATTTCTTGGTGTTCCAAGAAGCACGTTTTACAAACGCTTAAAGAAGTATCAGTTATAG
- a CDS encoding alpha-ketoacid dehydrogenase subunit beta: protein MMSAINEAMVLAMRKDENVILLGEDVAGGAAVDHLQDDEAWGGVLGVTKGLVQEFGRDRILDTPISEAGYVGAAMSAAATGMRPIAELMFNDFIGSCMDAFINQGPKFRYMFGGKAQVPLTVRTMHGAGLRAAAQHSQSLYALFTAIPGLKVIVPSTPYDAKGLLLAAIEDNDPVIFFEDKTLYNMSYDEVPEGYYTIPLGKADIKRTGSDLTIVAIGKQVHTALAAAEQLAKKGLEVEVVDPRSLSPLDETTILSSVEKTSRLIVIDEANPRCSMATDIAALVADKGFDYLDAPIKRITAPHTPVPFSPVLEDLYLPTPEKVITAVSELLGDKSLLQV from the coding sequence ATGATGAGTGCGATTAATGAAGCAATGGTACTGGCAATGCGCAAAGATGAAAACGTTATCTTACTAGGGGAAGACGTTGCTGGAGGAGCTGCAGTTGATCACTTGCAAGATGATGAAGCGTGGGGTGGTGTATTAGGTGTTACAAAAGGATTGGTCCAAGAATTTGGGCGAGATCGCATATTAGACACTCCGATTTCGGAAGCTGGATATGTTGGTGCTGCTATGAGTGCCGCAGCTACTGGGATGCGTCCAATTGCCGAATTGATGTTTAATGATTTTATCGGAAGTTGTATGGATGCTTTTATCAATCAAGGGCCTAAGTTTAGATATATGTTCGGTGGGAAAGCGCAGGTTCCGCTTACAGTTCGCACGATGCATGGAGCGGGGCTTCGAGCGGCTGCTCAGCATTCTCAAAGCCTTTATGCTTTATTTACAGCGATTCCAGGGCTTAAAGTCATTGTTCCTTCAACTCCATACGATGCCAAAGGATTGTTGCTAGCGGCCATTGAAGACAACGACCCGGTCATTTTCTTTGAGGATAAGACCCTTTATAACATGTCTTATGATGAAGTACCAGAAGGGTATTACACGATTCCATTAGGAAAAGCAGATATTAAACGAACGGGTTCTGATCTCACGATTGTAGCAATCGGCAAGCAAGTTCACACTGCTCTAGCGGCAGCGGAACAGTTGGCGAAAAAGGGACTTGAAGTAGAAGTTGTCGATCCGCGCAGCTTATCACCGCTTGATGAAACGACCATTCTCTCATCGGTTGAGAAAACAAGCAGACTCATTGTGATTGATGAAGCAAACCCAAGATGCAGTATGGCAACAGATATTGCTGCACTAGTCGCAGACAAAGGGTTTGATTATTTAGATGCTCCGATAAAAAGGATTACGGCACCGCATACACCTGTACCATTTTCGCCGGTCCTTGAAGATCTTTATTTGCCAACACCTGAAAAAGTCATTACAGCTGTATCGGAACTTTTAGGAGATAAATCATTACTTCAAGTATAG